The Saccharomonospora glauca K62 genome has a segment encoding these proteins:
- a CDS encoding GNAT family N-acetyltransferase translates to MSDIIVRSARPEEFSAVGELTVEAYRVSGYLDHDEGPAYARSLRDAARRAEHGHLLVAVNGGDELLGTATVIEPGSPLAELCGETEAELRMVAVSPRARRRGVGETLTRAALELAAERGAKRMVLSSARMMTAAHRLYERLGFDRVPSRDWYTDGGLHLLAFTKDL, encoded by the coding sequence GTGAGCGACATCATCGTGCGTTCGGCTCGTCCGGAGGAGTTCTCCGCCGTGGGGGAGTTGACCGTCGAGGCGTACCGCGTCAGCGGCTATCTCGATCACGACGAGGGCCCGGCGTACGCGAGGTCGTTACGAGACGCGGCCCGCCGCGCGGAGCACGGCCACCTGCTCGTGGCCGTCAACGGCGGTGACGAGTTGCTGGGGACGGCCACGGTGATCGAGCCGGGGTCCCCGCTCGCGGAGCTGTGCGGGGAGACGGAGGCGGAGCTGCGCATGGTCGCGGTCTCCCCGCGAGCACGGCGCCGCGGGGTGGGGGAGACGTTGACACGGGCGGCCCTGGAGCTGGCGGCCGAGCGCGGCGCGAAGCGCATGGTGCTGAGCAGTGCCCGGATGATGACCGCGGCGCACCGGTTGTACGAGCGCCTCGGCTTCGACCGCGTTCCCTCGCGCGACTGGTACACCGACGGCGGGTTGCACCTGCTGGCGTTCACCAAGGACCTCTGA
- a CDS encoding DoxX family protein, with protein MTIHDNDGFDAPTTAFPTAAFDSSGFTTSEALVDDSEPARPVESMHGGVDFGLFVVRLAVGGLVIAHGLQKLGLLGGPGIDGFAQALTAMGFSDQTTLLAWVTALAEVGGGALLVLGLFTPFGAAAVLGVLANAVYVKFENGFFAATGGFEFDLLIALIAFALLFTGAGRVSIDKNTPWRRKPWPLGLVSLVIAAGLTTAVVVLFR; from the coding sequence ATGACGATTCACGACAACGACGGATTCGACGCCCCGACGACCGCGTTTCCGACCGCCGCTTTCGACAGCAGCGGCTTCACGACGTCGGAGGCGCTCGTGGACGACTCCGAGCCCGCACGCCCCGTCGAGTCGATGCACGGAGGAGTCGACTTCGGGCTCTTCGTCGTCCGGCTCGCGGTCGGCGGACTCGTGATCGCCCACGGATTGCAGAAGCTGGGCCTGCTCGGGGGCCCCGGCATCGACGGCTTCGCGCAGGCACTCACGGCGATGGGGTTCAGCGACCAGACGACGCTGCTCGCGTGGGTCACCGCACTGGCGGAAGTGGGGGGTGGCGCGTTGCTGGTGCTGGGACTGTTCACGCCGTTCGGCGCGGCGGCAGTGCTCGGCGTGCTCGCCAACGCCGTCTACGTCAAGTTCGAAAACGGGTTCTTCGCAGCGACGGGTGGGTTCGAGTTCGACCTGTTGATCGCGCTGATCGCGTTCGCGTTGCTCTTCACCGGTGCGGGCCGCGTGTCGATCGACAAGAACACCCCGTGGCGGCGCAAGCCGTGGCCGCTCGGGCTGGTCTCGCTGGTGATCGCCGCCGGGCTGACGACGGCCGTCGTCGTGCTGTTCCGGTGA
- a CDS encoding PQQ-dependent sugar dehydrogenase, translating into MRRGPRRSWPIAVLAAVAALPAGCARFDDSTAATDWHDAPELTAEAAPQPELPEVDEAPTPRGPSTSETPVPPPEGCTDYDKAVIATCLDTVSAVAPLPSDGSAVTVLAGERRSGRVFLVGTDGEPREVAKLDVEATGDGGLTGLALSPTYAEDGLVFAYITTSEDNRVVRFAQGRDPKPVLTGIPKGATNNRGALLSGPDGALLVATGDAGKATAAADPASLAGKVLRIDPAGGPAKGNPKADSAVYASGLHAPGGLCGTADGSRLWGTDQADEHDAVYRIEAGEDLSVPAWTWKDKPGVSGCADWTDMLAVSTEESGNMQNLPLTEDGSIGGEPQVTLDGEDGVTYGRLGSLAQVTGDVAVAGTVNKDGGEPISSDDRVVVIVRQPSSGSGRD; encoded by the coding sequence GTGCGCAGGGGTCCGAGACGCTCATGGCCGATAGCGGTCCTGGCCGCTGTGGCCGCACTACCCGCCGGTTGCGCACGGTTCGACGACTCGACCGCCGCCACCGACTGGCACGACGCCCCGGAACTCACGGCGGAGGCGGCACCGCAACCGGAACTTCCCGAGGTCGACGAGGCCCCCACTCCCAGAGGGCCGTCGACGTCGGAGACCCCCGTCCCTCCGCCCGAAGGGTGCACCGACTACGACAAGGCCGTCATCGCCACCTGCCTGGACACGGTGTCGGCCGTGGCACCGTTGCCGTCCGACGGGTCCGCCGTGACCGTCCTCGCGGGCGAGCGACGCAGTGGCCGGGTGTTCCTCGTCGGTACCGACGGTGAGCCACGCGAGGTCGCGAAGCTGGACGTGGAGGCCACCGGCGACGGCGGTCTGACCGGGCTCGCGCTCTCCCCCACGTACGCCGAGGACGGTCTCGTCTTCGCCTACATCACCACGTCGGAGGACAACCGGGTGGTGCGTTTCGCGCAGGGACGGGACCCCAAGCCCGTCCTCACCGGCATCCCGAAGGGGGCGACCAACAACCGGGGTGCGCTGCTTTCCGGACCCGACGGGGCGCTGCTGGTGGCCACCGGCGACGCGGGGAAGGCGACGGCAGCCGCCGATCCCGCCTCACTGGCCGGGAAAGTGCTGCGCATCGACCCCGCGGGGGGACCCGCGAAGGGCAATCCGAAAGCCGACTCCGCCGTCTACGCGAGCGGACTGCACGCTCCCGGAGGCCTGTGCGGCACCGCCGACGGCTCCCGCCTGTGGGGCACCGACCAGGCCGACGAACACGACGCGGTGTACCGGATCGAGGCGGGTGAGGATCTCTCCGTGCCCGCCTGGACCTGGAAGGACAAGCCCGGCGTCAGCGGGTGCGCCGACTGGACCGACATGCTCGCCGTCTCCACCGAGGAGTCGGGCAACATGCAGAACCTGCCGTTGACGGAGGACGGCTCGATCGGCGGCGAACCGCAGGTCACGCTGGACGGGGAGGACGGCGTCACCTACGGGCGGCTCGGCAGCCTCGCCCAGGTGACGGGCGACGTCGCCGTCGCGGGCACGGTCAACAAGGACGGCGGCGAACCGATCTCCAGCGACGACCGCGTGGTCGTCATCGTGCGGCAGCCTTCCTCCGGTTCCGGTCGCGACTGA
- the gatA gene encoding Asp-tRNA(Asn)/Glu-tRNA(Gln) amidotransferase subunit GatA, with protein sequence MTDLTRLSAAELAEKIHSREVSSEEVTRAHLDRISEVDSEIHAFLHVDADGALAAARAVDETIAAGEPASPIAGVPLALKDVFTTRGMPTTCGSRTLENWVPPYDATVTRKLREAGVPILGKTNMDEFAMGSSTENSAFGPTRNPWDRERVPGGSGGGSSASLAAFEAPLAIGTDTGGSIRQPAAVTGTVGVKPTYGGVSRYGLVAFSSSLDQGGPCARTVLDAALLHEVIAGHDPLDSTSIDAPVPPVVKAAREGASGDLTGVRIGVVRELSGEGYQPGVLASFDAAVAQLRELGAEIVEVSCPHFTYGLSAYYLIAPSECSSNLARFDAMRYGLRVSDDGEHSAEEVMSASREAGFGPEVKRRIMLGTYALSSGYYDAYYGSAQKVRTLIARDFTAAFEKVDVLVSPTTPTTAFRLGERVDDPLAMYLADLATIPANLAGNAAMSVPSGLSDDDGLPVGLQIMAPALADDRLYRVGAAYEAARGPVLDKMPELKGAPTT encoded by the coding sequence GTGACCGATCTGACGAGGCTGTCCGCCGCCGAACTGGCGGAGAAGATCCACTCCCGTGAGGTGTCCTCCGAGGAGGTGACTCGGGCCCACCTGGACCGGATCTCCGAGGTGGACTCCGAGATCCACGCGTTCCTCCACGTCGACGCCGACGGCGCCCTGGCGGCCGCGCGGGCGGTCGACGAGACGATCGCCGCCGGTGAGCCCGCGTCGCCGATCGCGGGTGTGCCGTTGGCGCTGAAGGACGTGTTCACGACGCGCGGCATGCCCACGACGTGCGGTTCGCGGACGCTGGAGAACTGGGTCCCGCCGTACGACGCCACGGTGACCCGCAAGCTGCGCGAGGCGGGCGTGCCGATTCTCGGCAAGACCAACATGGACGAGTTCGCGATGGGCTCGTCGACGGAGAACTCGGCGTTCGGTCCCACCCGCAACCCGTGGGACCGCGAGCGGGTGCCCGGCGGGTCGGGCGGCGGCTCGTCGGCCTCCCTCGCCGCGTTCGAGGCGCCGTTGGCCATCGGGACCGACACGGGCGGGTCGATCCGTCAGCCCGCGGCCGTCACGGGCACCGTCGGTGTCAAGCCGACCTACGGCGGGGTCTCGCGCTACGGGCTCGTGGCGTTCTCGTCGTCGCTCGACCAGGGCGGCCCGTGCGCGCGGACGGTGTTGGACGCCGCCCTGCTGCACGAGGTCATCGCGGGCCACGACCCGCTCGACTCCACGTCGATCGACGCGCCGGTGCCGCCCGTAGTGAAGGCCGCCCGTGAGGGCGCGAGCGGCGACCTCACCGGGGTGAGGATCGGTGTGGTGCGGGAGCTGTCCGGCGAGGGCTACCAGCCCGGCGTGCTGGCGTCCTTCGACGCCGCCGTGGCGCAGTTGCGTGAGCTGGGCGCGGAGATCGTCGAGGTGTCCTGCCCGCACTTCACGTACGGCCTGTCGGCGTACTACCTGATCGCGCCGAGCGAGTGTTCGTCCAACCTGGCCCGGTTCGACGCCATGCGTTACGGGCTGCGGGTGTCCGACGACGGCGAGCACAGCGCCGAGGAGGTCATGTCCGCCTCGCGGGAGGCCGGTTTCGGTCCCGAGGTGAAGCGCCGCATCATGCTCGGCACCTACGCGCTGTCGTCGGGTTACTACGACGCCTACTACGGCTCCGCGCAGAAGGTCCGCACCTTGATCGCGCGTGACTTCACCGCCGCGTTCGAGAAGGTGGACGTGCTCGTGTCGCCGACGACGCCCACCACGGCGTTCCGCCTCGGCGAGCGCGTGGACGACCCGCTGGCGATGTACTTGGCGGACCTTGCCACGATCCCGGCGAACCTCGCGGGCAACGCGGCGATGAGCGTGCCGAGCGGGCTCTCCGACGACGACGGTCTGCCCGTCGGGTTGCAGATCATGGCGCCGGCCCTGGCCGACGATCGGCTCTACCGCGTCGGCGCGGCCTACGAGGCCGCCCGTGGCCCGGTGCTGGACAAGATGCCTGAGCTGAAGGGAGCGCCGACGACGTGA
- a CDS encoding 2-hydroxyacid dehydrogenase — MTITVLVPHDDGVTALSEVPGVRAVRYDVDSLAEGVPAEAAEAEVLVPGAKPAALLPLLDAMPRLRLIQLLSAGAEDWIDRVPDGVLLSTCRGAHGGSTAEWVLAVLLSLYRGLPEFARAQRERTWSPSTSRTLQGSRVLVVGAGDVGREVRRRLVPFDAWVTMVGFTPREGVHGAEELPELLPDADVVVLVTPLTSRTRGMVDAAFLAAMSDGAVLVNASRGPVVDTDALLAELTAGRLSAALDVTDPEPLPPDHPLWTAPNVLITPHVGGAVRDARRRSYRVAAAEIERYVRGELPNNLVQGEY; from the coding sequence GTGACCATCACCGTTCTCGTTCCCCACGACGACGGCGTGACCGCGCTGTCGGAGGTGCCGGGTGTGCGGGCCGTGCGCTACGACGTCGACTCCCTCGCCGAGGGGGTGCCCGCAGAGGCCGCCGAGGCCGAAGTGCTCGTCCCCGGTGCCAAGCCCGCCGCGTTGCTGCCGTTGCTCGACGCCATGCCGAGGCTGCGATTGATCCAACTGCTCTCGGCCGGCGCCGAGGACTGGATCGACCGGGTGCCCGACGGCGTGCTGCTGTCCACCTGCCGGGGTGCCCACGGAGGGAGTACCGCCGAGTGGGTCCTGGCCGTCCTGCTTTCCCTCTATCGGGGGCTTCCGGAGTTCGCGCGGGCCCAGCGGGAGCGGACGTGGAGCCCGAGCACCTCCCGCACCTTGCAGGGCAGCAGGGTCCTCGTGGTGGGGGCCGGTGACGTCGGCCGGGAGGTACGGCGCAGGCTCGTTCCGTTCGACGCGTGGGTCACGATGGTGGGCTTCACGCCCCGCGAGGGCGTCCACGGGGCCGAGGAACTGCCGGAGCTGTTGCCCGACGCCGACGTGGTGGTGCTGGTGACGCCGCTGACGTCACGGACGCGGGGGATGGTGGACGCCGCGTTCCTCGCCGCCATGTCCGACGGTGCGGTGCTCGTCAACGCCTCCCGAGGCCCGGTCGTGGACACCGACGCGCTCCTGGCCGAACTCACCGCGGGCCGATTGAGCGCGGCCCTGGACGTCACAGATCCGGAACCGCTGCCTCCCGACCACCCGTTGTGGACCGCGCCGAACGTGCTCATCACCCCGCACGTCGGTGGAGCCGTTCGTGACGCGCGGCGTCGCTCGTACCGGGTGGCGGCCGCCGAGATCGAGCGCTACGTGCGCGGGGAGCTGCCCAACAACCTGGTGCAGGGCGAGTACTGA
- the gatB gene encoding Asp-tRNA(Asn)/Glu-tRNA(Gln) amidotransferase subunit GatB has protein sequence MTAVADVMDYAEVVESYDPVLGLEVHVELNTKTKMFCGCPNQFGGEPNTHVCPTCLGLPGALPVVNGKAVESAIRIGLALNCEIAEWCRFARKNYFYPDMPKNFQTSQYDEPIAFNGYLDVVLDDGEVVRVGIERAHMEEDTGKSLHVGGSTGRIHGAEHSLLDYNRAGVPLIEIVTKPIVGMGARAPEVARAYVTALRDLLRAMDVSDVRMDQGSLRCDANVSLMPKGATEFGTRTETKNVNSLRSVERAVRYEMTRQAAVLASGGSVTQETRHFQEADGTTSPGRVKETAEDYRYFPEPDLVPIAPSREWVEELRKTLPELPWERRKRIKEEWNLTDEELRDLINTGAEQLVAATVEAGAKPNEARSWWVQYLTQQANTREVELAELPITPAQVARVIELVNSGELTNKLAREVVQGVLAGEGEPDEVVEKRGLKVVSDDSALIAAVDEALAAQPDVADKIRGGKVQAAGAIVGAVMKATKGQADAKRVRELVLERVGA, from the coding sequence GTGACTGCGGTTGCCGACGTGATGGATTACGCCGAGGTCGTCGAGTCCTACGACCCGGTGCTCGGGCTCGAGGTGCACGTCGAGCTCAACACGAAGACCAAGATGTTCTGCGGCTGCCCGAACCAGTTCGGTGGGGAGCCGAACACGCACGTGTGCCCCACGTGCCTCGGGCTGCCCGGTGCGCTGCCGGTGGTCAACGGCAAGGCGGTGGAGTCGGCCATCCGCATCGGCCTGGCGCTGAACTGCGAGATCGCGGAGTGGTGTCGGTTCGCCCGGAAGAACTACTTCTATCCGGACATGCCGAAGAACTTCCAGACGTCGCAGTACGACGAGCCGATCGCCTTCAACGGCTACCTCGACGTGGTGCTCGACGACGGCGAGGTGGTGCGCGTGGGCATCGAGCGCGCACACATGGAGGAGGACACCGGCAAGTCGCTGCACGTCGGTGGCTCGACGGGCCGCATCCACGGCGCGGAGCACTCGCTGCTCGACTACAACCGTGCGGGTGTGCCGCTGATCGAGATCGTCACGAAGCCCATCGTGGGCATGGGGGCGCGGGCGCCGGAGGTGGCGCGGGCGTACGTGACCGCGTTGCGGGACCTGCTGCGGGCCATGGACGTGTCCGACGTGCGCATGGACCAGGGCTCCCTGCGGTGCGACGCCAACGTGTCGCTGATGCCGAAGGGCGCCACCGAGTTCGGGACGCGCACCGAGACGAAGAACGTGAACTCGCTGCGCAGCGTGGAGCGCGCGGTGCGGTACGAGATGACGCGGCAGGCGGCGGTCCTGGCCTCGGGCGGCAGTGTCACGCAGGAGACCCGCCACTTCCAGGAGGCCGACGGCACGACGTCGCCGGGCCGGGTGAAGGAGACCGCGGAGGACTACCGCTACTTCCCGGAGCCCGACCTGGTGCCGATCGCGCCCTCGCGCGAGTGGGTCGAGGAGCTGCGGAAGACCCTGCCGGAGCTGCCGTGGGAGCGCCGCAAGCGCATCAAGGAGGAGTGGAACCTCACCGACGAGGAACTGCGTGACCTCATCAACACGGGCGCCGAGCAGCTGGTCGCCGCCACGGTGGAGGCCGGTGCGAAGCCGAACGAGGCGCGGAGCTGGTGGGTGCAGTACCTGACCCAGCAGGCGAACACGCGGGAGGTGGAGCTGGCCGAGCTGCCGATCACGCCCGCGCAGGTGGCTCGCGTGATCGAGCTCGTCAACTCCGGCGAGCTGACCAACAAGCTCGCGCGCGAGGTCGTGCAGGGCGTGCTGGCCGGCGAGGGAGAGCCCGACGAGGTCGTGGAGAAGCGGGGCCTCAAGGTCGTCTCCGACGACTCGGCGCTGATCGCCGCGGTCGACGAGGCGCTCGCCGCGCAGCCGGACGTGGCCGACAAGATCCGGGGCGGCAAGGTGCAGGCCGCGGGGGCCATCGTCGGTGCGGTGATGAAGGCGACGAAGGGCCAGGCCGACGCCAAGCGCGTTCGCGAGCTGGTGTTGGAGAGGGTCGGCGCCTGA
- a CDS encoding PH domain-containing protein, which produces MTATRRDDNADTGTDTDTRERGHRAVFRVPGTALIGVLMLFMCMFPFAAALPYLLVLLLVPIVLAVWIVRTRTTATREGLTVRTLLGTRDVPWDAIKGFTITPKSTVVAVLTDDTTVPLPSVRTRHLPVLSLVSEGRVPDPSGVLDSAEETDSAEPKTDGQAGREAGNRSDAEATTERSDDTEGR; this is translated from the coding sequence ATGACAGCGACACGACGCGACGACAACGCCGACACCGGTACCGACACCGACACCCGCGAACGCGGGCACAGGGCGGTGTTCCGAGTTCCGGGAACCGCGCTGATCGGCGTGCTGATGCTGTTCATGTGCATGTTCCCGTTCGCGGCCGCACTGCCGTACCTGCTGGTGCTGCTGCTCGTGCCCATCGTGCTGGCGGTGTGGATCGTCAGGACCCGCACGACGGCCACGCGCGAGGGCCTCACCGTGCGTACCCTGCTCGGCACCCGCGACGTGCCGTGGGACGCGATCAAGGGCTTCACCATCACCCCGAAGTCCACGGTGGTCGCGGTGCTCACCGACGACACCACCGTGCCGTTGCCCTCCGTGCGCACCCGGCACCTGCCCGTGCTGTCGCTGGTCAGCGAGGGCCGGGTGCCCGATCCCTCGGGCGTCCTCGACTCTGCCGAGGAAACGGATTCCGCCGAGCCGAAGACGGACGGGCAGGCCGGCCGAGAGGCCGGGAACCGGTCCGACGCGGAGGCGACGACCGAACGCTCCGACGACACCGAAGGCCGGTGA
- the ilvD gene encoding dihydroxy-acid dehydratase, translating to MPALRSRTTTHGRNAAGARSLWRATGMTDSDFGKPIVAIANSYTQFVPGHVHLKDLGEVVAEAVREAGGVPREFHTIAVDDGIAMGHSGMLYSLPSREIIADSVEYMVNAHRADALVCISNCDKITPGMLNAAMRLNIPTVFVSGGPMEAGKAVVVDGVAHAPTDLITAISASANSSVDDKGLSLVEQSACPTCGSCSGMFTANSMNCLTEALGLSLPGNGSTLATHAARRELFVEAGRTVVELAKRWYGEDDDSVLPRSIATKQAFENAMALDMAMGGSTNTVLHILAAAREGEIDFTLDDIDRIGREVPCLSKVSPNSDYHMEDVHRAGGIPAILGELHRGGFLNTDVHAVHSSSLEEWLSTWDIRGKSPSERALELFHAAPGGVRTTEAFSTSNRWSSLDTDAEKGCIRDVAHAYTASGGLTVLRGNLAENGAVIKSAGVDEELWRFQGPARVVESQEQAVSAILNKEVQPGEVIVVRYEGPAGGPGMQEMLHPTAFLKGAGLGKVCALITDGRFSGGTSGISVGHISPEAAAGGTIGLVENGDQILIDIHERKLELLVDADVLAERRAKMEASERPWQPVDRDRPVPAALRAYARMATSADTGAVRDPDK from the coding sequence ATGCCTGCTCTGCGTTCCCGAACCACGACCCACGGCCGCAACGCCGCGGGAGCCCGCTCCCTGTGGCGCGCGACCGGCATGACCGACAGCGACTTCGGCAAGCCCATCGTCGCGATCGCCAACTCCTACACCCAGTTCGTGCCGGGGCACGTACACCTCAAGGATCTCGGTGAGGTCGTCGCCGAGGCGGTGCGCGAGGCCGGGGGCGTCCCCCGCGAGTTCCACACCATCGCGGTGGACGACGGCATCGCCATGGGACACAGCGGCATGCTCTACTCGCTGCCCTCCCGCGAGATCATCGCCGACTCGGTCGAGTACATGGTCAACGCGCACCGGGCCGACGCGTTGGTATGCATCTCGAACTGCGACAAGATCACGCCGGGGATGCTCAACGCCGCCATGCGGCTCAACATCCCCACGGTCTTCGTCTCCGGTGGCCCGATGGAGGCCGGCAAGGCGGTGGTGGTCGACGGCGTCGCCCACGCTCCCACCGACCTCATCACCGCGATCTCGGCCTCGGCCAACTCGTCCGTCGACGACAAAGGACTGTCGCTCGTCGAACAGTCGGCCTGCCCGACGTGCGGCTCGTGTTCGGGCATGTTCACCGCCAACTCGATGAACTGCCTCACCGAGGCGCTGGGCCTCTCCCTGCCGGGCAACGGGTCCACTCTGGCCACTCACGCGGCGCGCCGGGAACTGTTCGTCGAGGCGGGCCGAACCGTCGTGGAGCTCGCCAAGCGGTGGTACGGCGAGGACGACGACTCCGTGCTGCCCCGCTCCATCGCCACCAAGCAGGCTTTCGAGAACGCGATGGCGCTCGACATGGCGATGGGTGGCTCCACCAACACCGTCCTGCACATCCTCGCCGCCGCGCGGGAAGGCGAGATCGACTTCACCCTCGACGACATCGACCGGATCGGTCGCGAGGTCCCCTGCCTGTCCAAAGTGTCACCGAACTCCGACTACCACATGGAGGACGTGCACCGGGCGGGCGGCATTCCCGCCATCCTCGGCGAGTTGCACCGGGGTGGGTTCCTCAACACCGACGTACACGCCGTGCACTCCTCCTCCCTGGAGGAGTGGCTGTCCACGTGGGACATCCGAGGCAAGTCGCCGTCCGAACGCGCGCTGGAGTTGTTCCACGCCGCGCCGGGTGGAGTGCGCACCACGGAGGCGTTCTCGACGTCGAACCGGTGGTCCTCACTCGACACCGACGCCGAGAAGGGCTGCATCCGGGACGTCGCGCACGCCTACACCGCCAGCGGTGGCCTCACCGTGCTGCGCGGGAACCTCGCCGAGAACGGCGCCGTGATCAAGTCGGCCGGTGTCGACGAGGAACTGTGGCGCTTCCAGGGACCCGCCCGCGTCGTGGAGAGTCAGGAGCAGGCCGTCTCGGCGATCCTGAACAAGGAAGTACAGCCGGGCGAGGTCATCGTCGTCCGCTACGAGGGCCCCGCGGGTGGGCCGGGGATGCAGGAGATGCTGCACCCGACGGCGTTCCTCAAGGGAGCCGGACTCGGCAAGGTGTGCGCGCTCATCACCGACGGCCGATTCTCGGGCGGCACCTCGGGCATCTCCGTGGGCCACATCTCCCCCGAGGCTGCCGCGGGCGGCACCATCGGCCTCGTCGAGAACGGCGACCAGATCCTCATCGACATCCACGAGCGCAAGCTCGAACTGCTCGTCGACGCCGACGTGCTCGCCGAACGCCGAGCCAAGATGGAGGCCTCGGAACGACCGTGGCAACCCGTCGACCGCGACCGGCCCGTCCCCGCCGCGTTGCGCGCCTACGCGCGGATGGCCACCTCGGCCGACACCGGAGCGGTGCGCGACCCCGACAAGTGA
- the gatC gene encoding Asp-tRNA(Asn)/Glu-tRNA(Gln) amidotransferase subunit GatC — MSNISRDEVAHLAKLARMAVTEEELDVFAGQLDQILDAVAKVAEVASDDIPPMSHAVPLTNTFREDEVRPGLSQQEALAAAPAAEDGRFRVPRILGEEQ, encoded by the coding sequence GTGTCGAACATTTCCCGCGACGAGGTCGCGCATTTGGCCAAACTGGCGAGGATGGCCGTCACCGAGGAGGAACTGGACGTCTTCGCGGGCCAGCTCGACCAGATCCTGGACGCGGTGGCGAAGGTGGCCGAAGTCGCCTCCGACGACATTCCGCCCATGTCGCATGCCGTGCCGTTGACGAACACCTTCCGTGAGGACGAGGTCCGGCCGGGGCTGAGCCAGCAGGAGGCGCTGGCGGCCGCACCGGCGGCGGAGGACGGAAGGTTCCGGGTGCCGCGCATTCTTGGGGAAGAGCAGTGA
- a CDS encoding ACT domain-containing protein produces MSFLIRVQLPDSPGVLGAVASALGLAGADILSVDVVERGNGVAVDDLVVELPSGRLPDTLITAAESVEGVEVDAVRPYAGVLDTHRELELVEEIAAHPASGLELLADGVPRIVRAGWSLVVQYDDGDITRLASSTAAPEAPLGELPWLPLERASVLDAEASWVPEMWRELGTELAATPVGKPDRALLVGRPGGPMFRAAEVARLAHLAGIVAVVLDN; encoded by the coding sequence TTGTCCTTCCTGATCCGGGTGCAACTCCCGGACAGCCCCGGAGTCCTCGGCGCCGTGGCGAGCGCCCTGGGGCTGGCGGGCGCCGACATCCTCAGTGTCGACGTCGTCGAACGCGGAAACGGTGTCGCGGTCGACGACCTCGTGGTCGAACTGCCGTCGGGACGGCTGCCCGACACGCTGATCACCGCGGCCGAGAGCGTCGAGGGAGTCGAGGTCGACGCGGTGCGGCCGTACGCGGGGGTGCTCGACACCCACCGGGAACTGGAACTCGTCGAGGAGATCGCGGCCCACCCCGCCTCGGGGCTGGAGCTGCTCGCCGACGGTGTGCCGCGAATCGTGCGCGCCGGGTGGTCGCTCGTGGTGCAGTACGACGACGGCGACATCACCCGGCTGGCATCCTCGACGGCGGCCCCGGAGGCCCCGTTGGGTGAGCTTCCGTGGCTGCCACTCGAACGCGCCTCCGTACTCGACGCCGAGGCGTCGTGGGTGCCGGAGATGTGGCGCGAGCTCGGCACCGAACTCGCCGCCACCCCCGTGGGCAAGCCCGACCGCGCGCTCCTCGTGGGCCGGCCCGGAGGCCCGATGTTCCGCGCCGCCGAAGTAGCACGCCTGGCCCACCTCGCCGGGATCGTGGCGGTGGTCCTGGACAACTGA